A single genomic interval of candidate division WOR-3 bacterium harbors:
- a CDS encoding fumarate hydratase, protein MKEIAFEQVRDTVAKLCIDANCVLGDDMVQAFRRALNQEESPTGKDILNQCLANQEIARTEMMPICQDTGWAVVWVEIGSGVRIAGGELADAIREGVAKGYKEGYLRKSIVADPLRRKNTGDNTPPIIYTDIVPGERLKITVQPKGGGSENMSEVKMLSAADGEEGIKRFVVDRVARSKANPCPPVIVGVGIGGTFEKCAMLAKHALLREIGSVHPDPFYAAMENDILERVNNLGIGPQGLGGRVTALAVFIEAFPCHIATMPCAVNINCHAARHKSVVL, encoded by the coding sequence GTGAAGGAAATTGCATTTGAGCAGGTCCGAGACACGGTGGCGAAACTGTGCATTGATGCCAATTGTGTGCTGGGCGATGACATGGTGCAGGCTTTCAGGCGGGCCTTGAATCAGGAGGAGTCCCCGACCGGGAAGGACATCCTGAACCAGTGTCTTGCGAACCAGGAAATTGCCCGGACTGAGATGATGCCGATATGCCAGGATACTGGCTGGGCCGTAGTCTGGGTTGAGATCGGCTCTGGGGTCAGGATTGCCGGCGGCGAGCTCGCTGACGCCATCCGCGAGGGCGTAGCCAAAGGTTATAAGGAAGGTTATCTGCGAAAGTCCATTGTTGCCGACCCGCTGCGGCGCAAGAACACCGGTGACAACACGCCACCGATAATCTACACCGACATCGTACCGGGTGAGAGACTGAAGATTACGGTCCAGCCCAAGGGCGGAGGCTCCGAGAACATGAGCGAGGTGAAGATGCTCTCGGCTGCGGACGGCGAAGAGGGCATCAAGCGTTTCGTGGTGGACCGGGTGGCGCGGTCCAAGGCCAATCCATGCCCGCCGGTCATTGTCGGCGTAGGTATTGGCGGTACTTTTGAGAAGTGTGCGATGCTTGCCAAGCACGCGCTGCTGCGTGAGATCGGCTCGGTTCACCCGGACCCATTCTATGCGGCGATGGAAAATGATATCCTGGAGCGGGTGAACAACCTCGGCATCGGCCCCCAGGGTCTGGGCGGCCGGGTGACTGCCTTGGCGGTATTCATCGAGGCGTTTCCGTGTCACATCGCAACGATGCCCTGCGCAGTGAACATCAATTGTCACGCGGCGCGGCACAAGTCCGTGGTGCTGTAA
- a CDS encoding MBL fold metallo-hydrolase, which translates to MKVKWFGHAAFLLVASDGTKIIADPYIPGCFDNALCYGQISETADAVTESHDHDDHAGGRMLPGRPPVLRGAGEHQVKSITITGLDTAHDDAAGAKRGRNTVFLYCIDGLKIVHLGDLGEPLPAAVSSAIGQVDVLLVPVGGYFTIDATQAHKTAEALGARIIIPMHYRTGKCSFQIQPVDQFLQGRVGVRRFGTSEVEITKDKLPAAPEIWVLHHAL; encoded by the coding sequence GTGAAGGTGAAATGGTTCGGTCACGCGGCGTTTCTTCTTGTCGCATCCGACGGCACGAAGATTATCGCTGATCCGTACATTCCTGGATGCTTTGATAATGCACTGTGCTATGGTCAGATTTCTGAAACAGCCGACGCGGTAACGGAAAGCCACGATCATGATGACCACGCCGGAGGCCGGATGCTGCCCGGACGCCCACCGGTACTGCGGGGCGCGGGCGAACATCAGGTCAAGTCCATCACCATCACCGGTCTTGATACTGCGCACGATGACGCGGCCGGAGCAAAGCGCGGCCGCAACACGGTGTTCCTTTATTGCATTGATGGTCTGAAGATTGTACATCTTGGGGACCTTGGTGAACCCCTGCCCGCGGCGGTTAGCTCAGCCATAGGACAGGTTGATGTGCTCCTGGTACCGGTCGGCGGCTATTTTACGATTGACGCGACCCAGGCTCACAAGACAGCAGAAGCGCTCGGTGCACGTATCATCATTCCCATGCACTACCGGACCGGAAAATGCAGCTTTCAGATTCAGCCAGTTGACCAATTTCTTCAGGGCCGGGTCGGGGTCCGACGCTTCGGTACGAGCGAAGTAGAAATAACCAAGGACAAGCTGCCTGCAGCGCCGGAGATTTGGGTGCTGCACCATGCTCTTTGA